The following are encoded in a window of Staphylospora marina genomic DNA:
- the rpsK gene encoding 30S ribosomal protein S11: MAAKRTTQRVKRRARKHVEAGVAHIQSTFNNTIVTITDPRGNTISWASAGTVGFKGSRKSTPFAAQMAAEQAAKAAMENGMRTVEVLVKGPGAGREAAIRSLQAAGLEVSLIKDVTPIPHNGCRPPKRRRV, encoded by the coding sequence GTGGCTGCAAAACGTACGACCCAACGTGTGAAACGCCGTGCACGGAAACATGTGGAAGCCGGAGTGGCACATATCCAATCCACCTTCAACAACACGATCGTCACCATCACCGACCCGCGCGGAAACACCATCTCCTGGGCCAGCGCCGGAACCGTCGGTTTCAAAGGTTCCCGCAAGAGCACTCCGTTTGCCGCGCAAATGGCGGCTGAGCAAGCGGCCAAAGCTGCCATGGAAAACGGCATGAGAACCGTCGAAGTGCTGGTGAAAGGTCCGGGTGCCGGACGTGAAGCGGCGATCCGTTCCCTGCAAGCGGCCGGTCTGGAGGTCAGCCTCATCAAAGACGTCACTCCGATCCCGCACAACGGCTGCCGTCCGCCGAAACGTCGCCGTGTCTGA